In Flavobacterium piscisymbiosum, the sequence TCATAAGTACCCTGAGCAACCAGATGACCTCCAAAGGTTCCTGCTTCAGGACCAATATCAATGATCATATCAGCAGCTTTCATAATATCTTCATCATGTTCTACAACAATAACCGTATTGCCCAGATCACGAAGCGATAATAAAACTTTGATTAGTCGTTCAGAATCTTTTGGGTGTAAACCAATACTTGGCTCATCAAGAATATACATCGATCCAACCAAACTGCTTCCTAATGAAGTGGCGAGGTTAATACGTTGCGATTCTCCACCTGAAAGTGTTGCTGAATTTCTGTTTAAAGTCAGGTAATCCAAACCAACTTCTGTCAAAAATGACAAACGATTGTTGATTTCGACCATCAAACGTTTTGCAATTTGTTGTTCGTAAACATTTAAATCAATGTTTTTGAAAAAAGTAACCAAATGTTTAATAGGTAAATCGACTAAATCAGAAACTGTTTTACCGTTGATTTTTACATATGAAGCTTCTTCGCGTAAACGTTTTCCGCGACAAGCGTGACATTTTGTTTTTCCGCGGTAACGCGATAACATTACGCGATTTTGAATTTTATAATTTTTTTCTTCAAGTTCTTTAAAGAAACCGTTCAGACCTTGAAAATAACTGTTTCCTTTCCATATCAGGTCTTTTTGCTCTTCGGTTAGTTCAAAATACGGTTTATGAATCGGGAAATCAAATTTATAAGCGTGTTTTACCAATTCGTCTTTATACCAGCTCATGCTGTCTCCTCGCCATGGATAAATAGCATTTTCAAAAACAGATAAAGAAGTATTTGGCACTACTAAATCAGCATCGATGCCAATAATATTTCCGTAACCTTCGCAAACCGGACAAGCTCCGTAAGGATTATTAAAACTGAATAAATGAACGTTAGGTTCTAAGAACGTAATGCCGTCTAATTCAAAATTATTCGAATAGGTAAATCTTTTATCTGAGCCTACTTCCTGAAGATAACAAATTCCTTTTCCTTCAAAAAAAGCGGTTTGTACGGCGTCGGCCAAACGATTATAAAACTCTTCTTCGTCCTTAACGACAATCCTGTCAATAATCAATAAAATATCTTTATTGTCTAATTTATGAATTTCTGTAGGCGTAAATTCATCTAAACGAACCATTTCATTATTTGCCAGAATACGTGCAAAACCTTGTTGCAGCAATACTTTTAGCTTGTCTTCGAGTTGTCGCCCTTCTTCAAGATGAATAGGAGACAGAAGCATCCATTTGCTGTCTAATGGCATGTTTTTTACATCGGCGACAACATCGGTAACGGTATTTTTTTTGACTTCGAGTCCGGAAACCGGTGAAAATGTACGGCCAATTCTTGCGAATAAAAGCTTCATATAATCGTAGATTTCAGTCGAAGTTCCTACAGTCGAACGTGCGTTCGTTGTATTTACTTTTTGCTCAATAGCAATTGCAGGAGCAATACCTTTTATGTATTCTACTTTTGGTTTGTCTAATCGCCCAAGAAACTGACGCGCATACGAGGATAAACTCTCTACATAGCGGCGTTGTCCCTCGGCATACAAAGTATCAAAAGCTAAGCTTGATTTACCTGATCCTGAAAGACCTGTGATGACAACAAGTTTATTTCTGGGAATAGCGACATCTACATTTTTTAAATTATGTACTTGCGCTCCTTTAATTATAATATTATGTTTTGGGTCGAGTGTAGAAAGATCAATCTGCATACAAAAAGTCAATTTTTACAAAAGTAATCAATTTTGAATTGAGTTCTGTTAATGACATTGTTCCAAATTTTAACATAATTCCCATTGTTGTAAAAGCTGAATAAATCCTATAGTTTCCTAAAGTTGAAACCTTGGGCTATGTTTTGAGATTCTATCGTAGTAAATTGCTAATCGATTAAATCATTGAGGCAGGGTATATTTTCACATTCCAAATTCCCGAGTTAAAAGTCCGAATTAATAGAAATTGTATAGAATTAACAGAGATATGTTTAATCTTGTTTTATTTTATTAAAAACTTGTTATTTCAATATAAAATAAGCTATTTTAGAACTGATTTTTAATAATAAATACCACAAGATAAAATTGAAAACGAAACTTTCTTTGCTGTTTTTTTTGATGAGTTTTGTCCTGTTTTCGCAGGAGTTTCCGCCCATTATTAAGTATTCATCGTCTGTTTATGGTGCAGGAAATCAGAGTTGGATGATATCGCAGGACGATCAGAACTATTTGTATTTTGCAAATAATGATGGTTTGCTCGAATATAATGGCACAAACTGGCAATTATATCCGGCACCAAATGAAACTATTATGCGCTCGGTAAGAGTTATTGGAAACAAAATTTACACTGGCTGCTACATGAATTTTGGTTACTGGACCAGACAAACCAATGGAAAGCTAAAATATACTTCGCTCAGCGATACTATCAAAAATAAAATTTTGGATGATGAACAATTCTGGAATATTCTTAAATACGATCAATGGATTTTATTTCAATCCTTAAACCGAATTTATATTTATGATACCAAAACCGGAAAATTTAAAATTATTGCGCCAAAAAATGGCGTTGTTAAGTCATTCGCAAATAAAAATGCTATCTATTTTCAAACGATAAATGAAGGCCTTTTTGAAATAGAAAGCGGCAAAGCCAAATTAGTTTCGGATCATCAAATTCTTAAAAAATTCACGATGGTAAATATATTTACAACAGAAGATGGTTTACTGATTCAGACACAATTGGATGGTATTTATAAATTATCAGGAAATAACCTAACCCGTTTTGCAACGGATGTTGATGCTGAATTGAAATCAAGTTTTGTTTACAGCAGTCAACTTCTTCAGGACGGAAGTTTTGCTTTAGGAACGGTTTCTAACGGGATCTTTATTTTATCAGATAAGGGAAGATTAAAATATCATATTTCGCAAAGCAAAGGATTGAGCAACAATACTGCCTTGTCTCTTTTTGAAGATAAAGACCAGAATTTGTGGGCAGGACTCGATAACGGAATCAATTGTATCAATATCAACTCACCTGTGCATAGTTTTACAGATGATACCGGAGTTTTGGGAACAGTGTATGCATCGGCTACTTTTAATGGTCTGTTATATGTGGGCACCAATCAGGGTTTATTTTGTAAAAACATTCAAAGCAATTCTGAGTTTAAATTCATAAATGGTACAAAAGGACAGGTTTGGTCGCTTTTTGTATATGATAATACACTTTTTTGCGGACATGATTCAGGAACTTTTATTATCACGAATGATTCGGCCAGAAGTATATTTTCGGCTTCGGGAACCTGGAAATTAGAAAAAGTACCCAATTCTGAAAATCAATTGCTTCAGGGGAATTATTACGGAATTTCGGTTTTAGAAAAAGTAAACAATCAATGGGTTTTTAAAAATAAAATTAAAGGTTTTGATTATTCTTCGCGTTATTTCGAAATCACCAATAATTTCGATGTTTATGTAAGTCATGAATACAAAGGTATTTTTAGATTAAAACTGGATAAATCATTATTACAAACGCATGGTTTTTATACTTATAAATCTCCTCAAAAGGGAAAAAATGCCAGTTTAGTCAAATTCAACAATGCTATTTATTACGCTTATAAGGGCGGAATTTTCAAATTAAATCCAAATACAAAACAATTTGAAAAAGACAATTTATTGAGTTCTATTTTCGAAAAAGATGAATATACATCCGGGAAATTAATCGTAGACAATTCGAACAAAATCTGGCTGTTTTCTAAAAACTATATCCATTATTTTTCTGCCAGTAAATTAAGCAATCAGCTAAAACAGAATATCATCCCGATTCCGTCATCTTTAACCAATTCGATGCTGGGTTTTGAGAATATTACACAAATTTCGAAGTCGACTTATTTAATAGGTACTACGGATGGGTATTATACGTTGAATATTGAGGATTTAAGTTTTAAAAACTATACCGTTTTTATCACTGATATTACCATAAACAAACAAAATGAAACCTTAAAAAATGTTGCCATTCAAAATGAGGGAGAATTTAAATCAAACGAAAATAATATCACTCTAAACTATACGGTTCCTGAATACAATAAATACATCAATTCAGAATATCAATATTTGCTGGAAGGTTTCCAGAACGATTGGAGCGAATGGAGCACAAAAGCAACAGTAAATTTTAAAAATCTTTCACCAGGAAAATATACCTTCAAAGTAAGGGCAAAATATGCTAGTACAATACTGGAAAATACGGCCACTTATACATTTGTGGTTTTAAAACCATGGTATTTAACCAATCTGGCTTGGTTTATTTATTTTCTTTTAATGTTGGTATTGGCCTATTTTGTAAACAAAGCGTATCGCAATTATTATCACAAACAAAAAGAGAAATTAATAGAAGAAAATAATCTTTTATTAGAGATTAAAGAACTCGAAAATGAGCAGCAATTAATGAAGCTTCGCAACGAACAACTCTCTCAGGATGTTGATAATAAGAACAGAGAGTTGGCAGTTTCGACCATGAGTTTAAATAGCAAAAACGAATTACTTGCTTTTATTAAGGAAGATTTAAAAAAGACCTCTCAAAACGATAGTAATAATATCAAATCGGTTATAAGTACAATCAACAAAAATATTACCGAGGAAGATTCCTGGAATGTATTTAAAGAAGCTTTTGATAATGCCGATAAAGATTTTCTAAAAAGAATCAAGCAGCTTCATCCTTTGCTTACTCCAAACGATTTGCGTCTATGTGCTTATCTTCGATTGAATCTTTCTTCAAAAGAAATTGCTCCTTTATTTAATATTTCGGTGCGAAGTGTTGAGATAAAAAGGTATCGTTTGCGTAAAAAAATGGATTTGCAGCACGAAAACGGTTTAGTCGAATATATTTTGGCTGTATAGTACATCAAAAAACGCTTCTAAAAAACTATACATTACCTCAACATTAACGATTTGTTGTGATTTTGTAGTGTTTATGTTAAAGAAATTAACATTCGTAATTTATAGTTAAATAAGGGTTTATTTTAGGATATATTAAATTTACATAGGTTTTTTTTATGATGTATGTTTTTTGTTGAGGTTAAATTTGTAGTTTTCCTAAACGGATAAGATAAATTTATCTTTCAATAAAAACTAACTAATTATGAAATCTAGATTATTACTAACCGTACTAATGCTGTTTACATCTTATGCGTTTTCGCAGTCTTTTGATGTAAGCGGTACAGTATTAGATGGCTCGGGTTTATCTCTACCGGGCGTAAATGTAAAAGTTAAAAGTTCGTCGCAAAGTACAACCACAGACTTCGACGGATCTTTTAAATTATTAGGAGTTCCTAAAGGGACTGTAATTGTTTTAAGTTATATAGGTTTTAAAACACAAGAAGTTGTGGTTTCAGGAACCAAAATAACGGTTAAAATGAGCGATGATGCCAGATCGCTTGATGAAGTTGTTGTATTAGGATACAGCAGCAAAAAGAAAAGAGATGTAACAGGAGCAGTTACTGTTGTATCGAGCAAAACGATCGAGGATCTTCATCCTCTTAAAGTAGAGCAAGCCCTGCAAGGAACCGTTGCGGGTGTTAGCGTTACGGCACAATCGGGTTCTCCGGGAGCAGCAATGAATATCAATATTAGAGGTGTTGCCACAAACGGGAATAATGCTGCAACTGTATTTATAGATGGTTATCAGGGAGATTTGAGTATTTTAAATCCAAGTGATATCGAATCGATAACAGTACTTAAAGATGCGCAGGCAGCAGTTTATGGAGTATTGGGAGCCAACGGAATTGTATTGGTAACCACAAAAACAGGAAAAAAGAATTCTAAAACCAAAGTTTCTTTCAACTCTTCTTTTGGTACACAGGAAACAAGCAGAAAAATGTCGGTACTAAATGCCACAGAATATGCATTGTTATTGAATGAAAGTTATGCTAACGGCGGACAAGCATTGCCTTACCCTAATGTTTCAGGATTAGGAAAAGGAACAGATTGGCAAAAAGAAATTTTCAACTCAGCTCCGGTAATTAATAATGATATTGCCATATCCGGAGGTTCAGATAAAATCACCTATTTATTAAGCGGATCAGATTTAACCCAGCAAGGTATTATTGGAGGCCCAAAATCTGATTTTAAAAGAAATACTGCAAGATTATCTTTAGGCGCAGATTTGGCTAGTAATATGAAACTGCAAACGAATATTATTTATACGTATCTCGACAGAGATTCATTAAATGAAAACGGTTTAGGTTCGGTACTTTTTAATGCTATTAATACACCTTCGACTTTGCCGGTTCGTGATCAAAACGGAAACTATACTTTAGTTCCTAGTGCCCCAGGTTACGGAGTAGAAATTATCAATCCGTTGGCGCAAATAGAAAACACTTATAACGACTATAAGTTGAGAAAACTAAACGGAAATGTTAGCTTTATTTATGACATCACCAAAGAGTTTAAATTTACATCACGTATTGGTTTCAATAGTGGAAACAGCATTAGCAGAAACTTTTCTAAGCAAGTAAGCTACGGCGGAAAAGTGTTTGATATTACAAGAAGCAGTGTGAATCAAAATACTGTAAACGATAATGATTATACACTTGATCTTATTGCAGAATACAAAAAGACGCTTTTTGGCAATCATAATCTTAAAGCAATCCTTGTATCTACAGTTTATAAATTATGGGGATCAGGACTTGGAGCAACAGGTTATGATGTTCCTAATAATTCATGGAAATACGCAGATATAAATTTGGCAAAAGGAACAAGTCCGGCTGGTGGCCGTGATGTATCATCGTATAGTTATGATGAAAGAAGGGTTTCGTATGCCGGAATTTTAGAATATGATTTTAAAGGGAAGTATCTTTTAAGCGGAGTTATCAGACGAGATGCATCAACTAAATTTGGACCAGAAAACAGCGTTGCTTTCTTTCCTTCATTTACTGCAGGATGGGTAGTTTCTGAAGAATCATTTTTAAAAGATAATAGCACTTTAAATTTCTTAAAACTAAGAGTAAGTTACGGTGTTTTAGGAAATGACCAGATAAAACCTAATGGTTATACAGGTTTATTAAATGGAGAAGCGACTTATGTATTTAATGGAGCTCTTGTAAATGGTACAGCGATTGGCGGATTACCAAATCCGAAACTACAATGGGAAGAAGCCAAAAAGTTTGACGTAGGGGTTGATTTTAGATTATTTAATGATAAGCTGGATTTTACAGCAGATTATTTTATAGATACACGAGATAAATTATTGATTCCAAAAATTCCGGTATCGGGAATAACAGGAGTTTATGCTCCGGGAGCTTCTTCGCCAACTATGAATGCAGGTTCTGTACGTAACAAAGGATTTGAATTTGCGGTTAATTATAAAGACAAGATATCTGATAATTTTAATTTTAATATAGGATATAATATCACAACAATTGATAATGAAGTTTTAGAAGTGACTAATGGAACCGGTTATACAGAGGCAGGTGGTTTTGGCGTTGGACAGCCGCTTCTTCCGTCAAGAATGCAAAAAGGATTGCCTATTGGATATTTTTATGGATATAAAACGGATGGAATTTTCCAAAACCAGGCCGAAATTGCAGCACATCCATCGCAGGCAGCTTTAGGATCAGCCACAGCTCCGGGAGATATTCGATTTAAAGATGTAAATGGTGACGGTGTAATAGACAGCAAAGACAGAGCATATATTGGAGACCCGGTTCCGAGTGTAATAATGGGATTAAACTTAACCCTTAATTATAAAAATCTTGATTTCCTTGCCTATGCTTATGCTTCAATAGGAAATGATATGGTGAGAAATTACGAGCGTACACTTACAGATGTAAATAAATCAAATTATGTTTTAGGAAGATGGACCGGAGAAGGAACAAGTAACACCGTTCCAAGAGTTACAACCGGAGCTACAAACAACAATCTTTTTTCTGATTATTATGTAGAGGATGCCTCTTTCGTAAGAATTCAGAACGTACAATTGGGGTACACATTAAACAAAACATTCTCGGATAAAATTGGGATTTCAAAATTACGTTTATATGTAGGGGTAAACAATTTGTACACTTTTACCAAATACAAAGGTTTTGATCCGGCTGCTATCACAGGGCCAACAAATGATGATAATATTTCGCAATCGTCTGTAGGATCAGGAATCGATAACGGATTTTATCCAACTCCAAGGATTTATACAATGGGACTAAATCTAAATTTTTAAAAAACCAAGAAAATGAAAAAGTATATTTTAAATATAGGATTAGGAATCGTGCTTTTAGGAGCTTTAAGCGTTTCTTGTTCAGATAATTTTGTTGAGCGTGAGCCTGTATATTCAATAGATTCCGAAAATTATTTTAATTCAGAATCCGATTATTACAATGCCTTAATTGGCGCTTACGATTTGCTGCAATCTTCTTATGTAAATGTTTTATTGGG encodes:
- the uvrA gene encoding excinuclease ABC subunit UvrA produces the protein MQIDLSTLDPKHNIIIKGAQVHNLKNVDVAIPRNKLVVITGLSGSGKSSLAFDTLYAEGQRRYVESLSSYARQFLGRLDKPKVEYIKGIAPAIAIEQKVNTTNARSTVGTSTEIYDYMKLLFARIGRTFSPVSGLEVKKNTVTDVVADVKNMPLDSKWMLLSPIHLEEGRQLEDKLKVLLQQGFARILANNEMVRLDEFTPTEIHKLDNKDILLIIDRIVVKDEEEFYNRLADAVQTAFFEGKGICYLQEVGSDKRFTYSNNFELDGITFLEPNVHLFSFNNPYGACPVCEGYGNIIGIDADLVVPNTSLSVFENAIYPWRGDSMSWYKDELVKHAYKFDFPIHKPYFELTEEQKDLIWKGNSYFQGLNGFFKELEEKNYKIQNRVMLSRYRGKTKCHACRGKRLREEASYVKINGKTVSDLVDLPIKHLVTFFKNIDLNVYEQQIAKRLMVEINNRLSFLTEVGLDYLTLNRNSATLSGGESQRINLATSLGSSLVGSMYILDEPSIGLHPKDSERLIKVLLSLRDLGNTVIVVEHDEDIMKAADMIIDIGPEAGTFGGHLVAQGTYDEILKSDSLTAKYLNGDLEISVPKKRRKFKNHIDIVGARENNLKNINVTFPLDVLTVITGVSGSGKSTLIKKILFPAMQKKLENAAEKAGQFSDLKGSFSQIKHIEYVNQNPIGRSSRSNPVTYIKAYDDIRDLYAKEKLSKIRGYQAKHFSFNVDGGRCETCKGEGSINVEMVFMADVSLPCETCGGKRFKKEILEITFDDKNINDILTMTIDDAIAFFDKNKQTKITQKLQPLQDVGLGYVQLGQSSSTLSGGEAQRIKLASFLVKGATKDKALFVFDEPTTGLHFHDIKKLLASFDALIEKGHSIIVIEHNLDLIKCADWIIDLGPEGGENGGHLLATGTPEDVAKEKKSVTGIYLKDKL
- a CDS encoding triple tyrosine motif-containing protein, encoding MKTKLSLLFFLMSFVLFSQEFPPIIKYSSSVYGAGNQSWMISQDDQNYLYFANNDGLLEYNGTNWQLYPAPNETIMRSVRVIGNKIYTGCYMNFGYWTRQTNGKLKYTSLSDTIKNKILDDEQFWNILKYDQWILFQSLNRIYIYDTKTGKFKIIAPKNGVVKSFANKNAIYFQTINEGLFEIESGKAKLVSDHQILKKFTMVNIFTTEDGLLIQTQLDGIYKLSGNNLTRFATDVDAELKSSFVYSSQLLQDGSFALGTVSNGIFILSDKGRLKYHISQSKGLSNNTALSLFEDKDQNLWAGLDNGINCININSPVHSFTDDTGVLGTVYASATFNGLLYVGTNQGLFCKNIQSNSEFKFINGTKGQVWSLFVYDNTLFCGHDSGTFIITNDSARSIFSASGTWKLEKVPNSENQLLQGNYYGISVLEKVNNQWVFKNKIKGFDYSSRYFEITNNFDVYVSHEYKGIFRLKLDKSLLQTHGFYTYKSPQKGKNASLVKFNNAIYYAYKGGIFKLNPNTKQFEKDNLLSSIFEKDEYTSGKLIVDNSNKIWLFSKNYIHYFSASKLSNQLKQNIIPIPSSLTNSMLGFENITQISKSTYLIGTTDGYYTLNIEDLSFKNYTVFITDITINKQNETLKNVAIQNEGEFKSNENNITLNYTVPEYNKYINSEYQYLLEGFQNDWSEWSTKATVNFKNLSPGKYTFKVRAKYASTILENTATYTFVVLKPWYLTNLAWFIYFLLMLVLAYFVNKAYRNYYHKQKEKLIEENNLLLEIKELENEQQLMKLRNEQLSQDVDNKNRELAVSTMSLNSKNELLAFIKEDLKKTSQNDSNNIKSVISTINKNITEEDSWNVFKEAFDNADKDFLKRIKQLHPLLTPNDLRLCAYLRLNLSSKEIAPLFNISVRSVEIKRYRLRKKMDLQHENGLVEYILAV
- a CDS encoding SusC/RagA family TonB-linked outer membrane protein; amino-acid sequence: MKSRLLLTVLMLFTSYAFSQSFDVSGTVLDGSGLSLPGVNVKVKSSSQSTTTDFDGSFKLLGVPKGTVIVLSYIGFKTQEVVVSGTKITVKMSDDARSLDEVVVLGYSSKKKRDVTGAVTVVSSKTIEDLHPLKVEQALQGTVAGVSVTAQSGSPGAAMNINIRGVATNGNNAATVFIDGYQGDLSILNPSDIESITVLKDAQAAVYGVLGANGIVLVTTKTGKKNSKTKVSFNSSFGTQETSRKMSVLNATEYALLLNESYANGGQALPYPNVSGLGKGTDWQKEIFNSAPVINNDIAISGGSDKITYLLSGSDLTQQGIIGGPKSDFKRNTARLSLGADLASNMKLQTNIIYTYLDRDSLNENGLGSVLFNAINTPSTLPVRDQNGNYTLVPSAPGYGVEIINPLAQIENTYNDYKLRKLNGNVSFIYDITKEFKFTSRIGFNSGNSISRNFSKQVSYGGKVFDITRSSVNQNTVNDNDYTLDLIAEYKKTLFGNHNLKAILVSTVYKLWGSGLGATGYDVPNNSWKYADINLAKGTSPAGGRDVSSYSYDERRVSYAGILEYDFKGKYLLSGVIRRDASTKFGPENSVAFFPSFTAGWVVSEESFLKDNSTLNFLKLRVSYGVLGNDQIKPNGYTGLLNGEATYVFNGALVNGTAIGGLPNPKLQWEEAKKFDVGVDFRLFNDKLDFTADYFIDTRDKLLIPKIPVSGITGVYAPGASSPTMNAGSVRNKGFEFAVNYKDKISDNFNFNIGYNITTIDNEVLEVTNGTGYTEAGGFGVGQPLLPSRMQKGLPIGYFYGYKTDGIFQNQAEIAAHPSQAALGSATAPGDIRFKDVNGDGVIDSKDRAYIGDPVPSVIMGLNLTLNYKNLDFLAYAYASIGNDMVRNYERTLTDVNKSNYVLGRWTGEGTSNTVPRVTTGATNNNLFSDYYVEDASFVRIQNVQLGYTLNKTFSDKIGISKLRLYVGVNNLYTFTKYKGFDPAAITGPTNDDNISQSSVGSGIDNGFYPTPRIYTMGLNLNF